A stretch of the Dehalogenimonas sp. THU2 genome encodes the following:
- a CDS encoding glutamine synthetase family protein has protein sequence MAKTRSESVEYVLKSAKDNKVKFIRLWFTDILGQLKSFAITIGELENALMEGMGFDGSSIEGYARIDESDMMALPDPDTFMVLPWRTKDDQKVARMFCDIKKPGGEQFEGDPRYVLKRMLKRAADSGYTYYVGPELEYFYFKDDKTTEFQDHGGYFDLTPRDVASDWRRETVLTLEEMGIDVEYSHHEVAPSQHEIDIRYRDALTMADNVMTYRLVVKEIALKNGIYATFMPKPVFGYNGSGMHCHQSLFKGERNSFFDPADPYHLSDTARSYIAGILKHAPEFCAVTNQWVNSYKRLVPGYEAPVYLSWARRNRSDLVRVPEYRPGKENATRIELRSPDPACNPYLAFAVMLAAGMEGIEKKYQAPAPVEENVYEMSEKERHARGIETLPGTLEEAIRLMEQSGLVRATLGEHVFNAFIENKKIEWNRYRVHVTDWERERYLPIL, from the coding sequence ATGGCAAAAACCCGTTCTGAATCTGTTGAGTACGTTCTCAAGTCAGCCAAGGATAATAAGGTCAAATTCATCCGGCTCTGGTTTACCGATATTCTCGGACAACTTAAAAGCTTTGCCATCACTATCGGGGAATTGGAAAATGCTCTCATGGAAGGTATGGGGTTCGACGGCTCTTCCATCGAAGGTTATGCCCGCATAGACGAAAGCGACATGATGGCGCTTCCGGACCCTGATACTTTCATGGTCCTGCCCTGGAGAACAAAGGACGATCAGAAAGTCGCCAGGATGTTTTGCGATATCAAGAAGCCGGGTGGGGAGCAGTTCGAAGGCGATCCCCGCTACGTTCTAAAGCGGATGTTGAAACGCGCCGCCGATTCCGGTTACACATATTACGTCGGGCCGGAACTGGAATATTTCTACTTTAAGGACGACAAGACCACCGAATTCCAGGACCACGGCGGCTATTTCGACCTGACGCCGCGCGATGTGGCATCCGACTGGCGACGGGAAACGGTGCTGACGCTGGAGGAAATGGGGATCGACGTCGAGTATTCCCACCATGAAGTAGCGCCATCGCAGCACGAGATCGACATCCGCTATCGGGACGCTCTGACTATGGCCGATAACGTCATGACCTACCGCCTGGTGGTGAAAGAAATCGCTTTGAAGAACGGCATCTACGCCACCTTCATGCCCAAACCGGTATTTGGCTACAACGGATCAGGTATGCACTGTCATCAGTCCCTGTTTAAGGGCGAACGTAACTCCTTTTTCGACCCCGCCGATCCTTATCATCTGTCGGACACAGCGCGCAGTTACATCGCCGGTATCCTGAAGCATGCGCCGGAATTCTGCGCCGTGACCAATCAGTGGGTCAATTCCTATAAACGCCTGGTGCCGGGATATGAAGCTCCGGTGTACCTGTCTTGGGCCCGCCGTAACCGTTCCGACCTGGTCAGGGTGCCCGAATACCGCCCCGGCAAGGAAAATGCGACCCGGATCGAATTGCGGTCTCCCGATCCGGCCTGCAACCCTTACCTTGCCTTTGCCGTAATGCTGGCAGCCGGTATGGAGGGTATCGAAAAGAAATACCAGGCACCGGCGCCGGTGGAAGAGAACGTCTACGAGATGAGCGAGAAAGAACGGCACGCGCGCGGCATTGAGACACTGCCCGGCACACTGGAAGAAGCGATCCGTTTAATGGAACAGAGTGGCCTGGTGCGTGCAACGCTCGGCGAGCACGTTTTCAACGCCTTCATCGAAAACAAGAAGATCGAATGGAACCGCTATCGTGTCCATGTCACCGACTGGGAGCGCGAGCGTTACCTGCCGATCCTGTAG
- a CDS encoding P-II family nitrogen regulator produces MKKIEAIIREERLDAVKKALEEKGLIGMTVTEVSGRGQQKGIPLQWRVGEYRVDFLPKLKVEIICHDDDCDVAVEAILKAAKTGRIGDGKIFVMPVDAAYRIRTGETGETVV; encoded by the coding sequence ATGAAAAAGATTGAAGCTATCATCCGTGAGGAACGGCTGGACGCCGTCAAGAAAGCCCTGGAAGAAAAAGGCCTGATAGGCATGACGGTCACCGAAGTATCGGGCCGCGGTCAGCAGAAGGGTATCCCCCTCCAGTGGCGGGTCGGTGAGTACCGGGTGGACTTCCTGCCCAAGCTGAAAGTGGAAATCATCTGCCACGACGACGATTGCGATGTGGCAGTGGAAGCGATACTGAAAGCGGCCAAAACAGGAAGGATCGGCGACGGCAAGATCTTCGTGATGCCGGTGGATGCGGCCTACCGTATCCGTACCGGTGAGACTGGCGAAACCGTAGTCTAG
- a CDS encoding P-II family nitrogen regulator, with the protein MKKIEAVIREERLDAVKKALETHGVHGMTVTEVSGRGQQKGISLQWRVGEYRVDFLPKLKLEIVCHDDDCDVVVESIMKAAKTGRIGDGKVFVMPVEAAYRIRTGETGESVV; encoded by the coding sequence ATGAAAAAAATAGAAGCGGTTATCCGCGAAGAACGGCTCGATGCCGTAAAAAAAGCCCTCGAAACACACGGTGTTCACGGCATGACGGTGACCGAGGTGTCAGGCCGTGGCCAGCAAAAAGGCATCTCCCTGCAATGGCGGGTCGGGGAATACCGGGTTGATTTCCTGCCGAAACTCAAGCTGGAGATCGTCTGCCACGACGATGACTGCGATGTGGTTGTGGAATCTATTATGAAAGCGGCCAAGACAGGGCGCATCGGTGACGGCAAAGTTTTTGTGATGCCGGTCGAAGCGGCTTATCGCATCCGTACCGGCGAGACCGGTGAAAGCGTCGTTTAA
- a CDS encoding ammonium transporter, with protein sequence MDTGNTAWILVSTALVMLMTPGVALFYGGMVRKKNLISTLMMSFAVLALVSILWVVFGYTLAFGPDIASFIGGLDFLGLKDVGMEATIYSVPDVLFMMFQGMFAIITVALITGAVVERIKFSTLLVFGGIWLALIYAPVAHWVWGGGWLSQLGALDFAGGTVVHINAGISAVALVTILGARKGLGKEPMEPNNIPMVMLGAALLWFGWFGFNAGSALGANGSAANAFVTTNTAAAAAAFVWILLSWRTRKPTLLGAVTGAVAGLVAITPAAGFVTPMAALAIGGVAAAVCYWAMSYKAKKGFDDSLDVMSVHGVGGIWGALATGIFATAAIGGVDGALAGNLGQLGTQAIAVVAVMAYSFIGTWIIGKILDKTMGLRVKETEEVVGLDLAQHGERAYGGIR encoded by the coding sequence TGGTACGCAAAAAGAACCTCATCTCTACCCTGATGATGAGCTTTGCCGTACTGGCGCTGGTTTCTATTCTATGGGTGGTGTTCGGTTACACCCTGGCCTTCGGCCCGGACATCGCCAGCTTCATCGGCGGACTGGATTTCTTGGGACTTAAGGACGTGGGCATGGAAGCTACCATCTACTCCGTTCCCGACGTCCTCTTCATGATGTTCCAGGGCATGTTCGCCATCATCACCGTGGCGCTCATTACCGGCGCGGTGGTGGAACGCATCAAATTCAGTACTTTACTGGTGTTCGGCGGCATCTGGCTGGCCCTCATCTACGCCCCGGTGGCGCACTGGGTGTGGGGCGGCGGGTGGCTGAGCCAACTGGGCGCGCTGGACTTTGCCGGCGGCACGGTGGTTCATATCAACGCCGGTATCTCAGCGGTGGCCCTGGTCACCATCCTCGGCGCCCGTAAGGGGCTGGGCAAAGAGCCGATGGAACCCAACAACATTCCCATGGTCATGCTGGGCGCGGCACTGCTGTGGTTCGGCTGGTTCGGCTTCAATGCCGGAAGCGCCCTGGGCGCCAACGGTAGCGCGGCTAACGCTTTTGTCACCACCAACACCGCGGCGGCGGCGGCGGCCTTCGTCTGGATCCTGCTCTCCTGGAGAACCCGCAAGCCAACACTGCTCGGTGCGGTCACCGGCGCGGTGGCCGGCTTGGTAGCCATTACCCCGGCGGCCGGTTTCGTGACCCCGATGGCCGCCCTGGCAATCGGCGGCGTGGCCGCGGCGGTCTGCTACTGGGCGATGAGCTACAAAGCTAAAAAAGGTTTCGATGATTCGCTCGACGTCATGTCGGTGCACGGTGTCGGCGGTATCTGGGGCGCCCTGGCCACCGGTATCTTCGCCACCGCCGCTATCGGCGGCGTGGACGGTGCCCTGGCCGGCAACCTGGGACAACTCGGCACCCAGGCGATCGCGGTGGTCGCGGTTATGGCCTACTCCTTCATCGGCACCTGGATCATCGGTAAGATCCTCGACAAAACCATGGGCCTGCGGGTCAAAGAAACCGAGGAAGTGGTCGGTCTGGACCTGGCGCAACACGGTGAACGCGCTTACGGAGGTATCAGGTAG
- a CDS encoding flavodoxin domain-containing protein codes for FQKCHPVFGHCRGYLLKVFVVICFQETTQWPAFSTPGIYTTYGDSTDAFGQHYATSGRFNDEANPSILDWESVKYYANILNPFGVMVGRKIDELLALDLPVKMIAPSHGVIWRKDPMQIVNRYREWAEQKPQNMAVIVYDTMWQATRQMAEAVGEGLGAAGVPYKIYNASTADRNNVITEIFLSKAVILGSPTFNQGILPTLAPMLTELKGLKFKNKIGAAFSSYGWSGEGLGILEETLNAAGIPVAALGVQIKWQPGSEDLEACRDLGRAVAKACLSGE; via the coding sequence AATTCCAAAAGTGTCATCCTGTCTTTGGCCATTGTCGTGGTTACCTCCTGAAAGTCTTTGTTGTTATTTGCTTTCAAGAAACCACACAATGGCCTGCTTTTTCAACTCCAGGAATTTACACCACGTACGGGGATTCTACTGATGCCTTCGGTCAGCATTATGCCACTTCGGGGCGTTTCAACGATGAGGCCAACCCGTCGATACTTGATTGGGAATCGGTCAAGTACTACGCCAATATTCTCAACCCTTTTGGAGTCATGGTCGGGCGCAAGATCGACGAACTGCTGGCGCTGGATCTGCCGGTCAAGATGATCGCCCCCAGCCACGGCGTCATCTGGCGCAAGGATCCGATGCAGATCGTCAACCGATACCGAGAATGGGCTGAACAAAAGCCTCAGAATATGGCGGTGATCGTTTACGATACGATGTGGCAAGCCACCCGTCAGATGGCAGAGGCTGTCGGCGAGGGGCTTGGGGCAGCCGGTGTCCCGTACAAGATTTATAACGCGTCCACCGCCGACCGAAACAATGTCATCACCGAAATTTTTCTTTCCAAAGCGGTAATTCTAGGCTCGCCGACGTTCAACCAGGGCATATTGCCCACACTGGCGCCGATGCTGACCGAATTGAAAGGACTGAAGTTCAAAAACAAGATCGGGGCGGCTTTCAGCAGTTACGGCTGGAGCGGTGAAGGTCTCGGCATCCTGGAGGAAACCCTCAATGCCGCCGGGATACCGGTCGCGGCGTTAGGTGTCCAAATTAAATGGCAGCCCGGATCTGAAGACCTGGAGGCATGCCGCGATCTGGGCCGGGCAGTGGCGAAGGCGTGTTTGTCAGGTGAATAG
- a CDS encoding hydrolase, translating into MLKIDETLLLIIDVQEKLFRVIPEKETLSGNLQKLIRGCGLLSVPAIITEQNPAGLGPTIAEVTTLLPDSTKLSKFCFNCCAEVTFMEELAATGRHQVLVCGIESHICVYQTTLDLLAHGYEVHLVTDCVASRAMDNKKLAVKRLQCEGAKLTGVEMAIFELLRTAKAEQFRAVSTLIK; encoded by the coding sequence ATGCTGAAAATCGACGAAACCCTGCTCCTGATCATCGACGTCCAGGAAAAGCTGTTCCGCGTGATACCGGAAAAAGAGACGCTGTCCGGGAATTTGCAAAAACTCATACGGGGTTGCGGGCTGTTGAGCGTCCCCGCCATAATTACCGAACAGAACCCGGCTGGCCTGGGCCCCACCATCGCAGAAGTCACGACACTGTTGCCCGATTCGACTAAGCTATCAAAATTCTGTTTCAATTGCTGCGCCGAGGTAACTTTCATGGAAGAATTGGCAGCGACAGGACGACACCAGGTACTAGTCTGCGGCATCGAAAGCCACATCTGTGTTTATCAAACGACACTCGATCTGTTGGCTCATGGCTATGAAGTCCACCTGGTAACCGACTGCGTCGCGTCGCGGGCTATGGACAATAAAAAACTGGCTGTAAAAAGGCTTCAATGCGAGGGGGCCAAGCTCACTGGAGTGGAGATGGCGATCTTCGAGTTGCTGCGAACCGCCAAAGCGGAACAGTTCAGAGCCGTCAGTACGTTGATCAAATAG
- a CDS encoding ammonium transporter — MNAGDTGWILVSTALVMLMTPGVALFYGGMVRKKSVISTLMMNFAMLGVVGLLWVFYAYSLSFGPDIGGLIGDLKYAFLNSVTGDPSGTYATTVPHLAFMMFQGMFAIITVALITGAVVERIKFGALMIFAVAWLTLIYTPVAHWVWGADGWLLKFGALDFAGGIVVHINAGLSALALVLVLGARRGFKHEPMEPSSIPMVMIGAALLWFGWFGFNAGSALSSGSLASSAFVATNSAGAAAATTWMLLAWNQRRPTLLGIATGAVAGLAAVTPGAGFIPPIYGVVIGAVVAVVCYYAMIAKMKLGIDDSLDVMAVHGVGGILGVLAVGIFASTTINAAGANGLLFGGGFTLLGKQLVGTLAVGAFAFGGTWVIAKVIDATIGLRVKEMEEVVGLDLSQHGERAYGGIR, encoded by the coding sequence GTGAACGCCGGCGATACCGGTTGGATACTGGTCTCCACCGCACTGGTGATGCTCATGACTCCGGGAGTCGCCCTTTTCTATGGCGGGATGGTTCGAAAAAAGAGTGTCATCTCCACCCTGATGATGAACTTTGCCATGCTCGGTGTCGTGGGTCTGCTTTGGGTTTTCTATGCCTATTCGCTTTCCTTCGGTCCTGACATCGGCGGACTTATCGGTGATCTGAAATACGCTTTCCTGAATAGTGTCACCGGTGATCCGTCTGGTACTTACGCCACCACCGTACCCCACTTGGCCTTCATGATGTTCCAGGGTATGTTTGCCATCATCACCGTGGCGCTCATCACCGGTGCTGTGGTGGAACGAATCAAATTCGGTGCCCTCATGATCTTCGCCGTGGCCTGGTTGACCCTGATTTACACCCCGGTAGCCCATTGGGTTTGGGGCGCTGACGGCTGGCTGCTAAAGTTCGGCGCTCTTGATTTTGCCGGAGGCATCGTCGTCCATATTAACGCAGGTCTTTCCGCCCTTGCCCTCGTTCTGGTCCTCGGCGCCCGGCGCGGCTTCAAACATGAACCGATGGAACCATCCAGTATCCCCATGGTGATGATCGGCGCGGCGCTGCTGTGGTTCGGCTGGTTCGGGTTCAATGCCGGCAGCGCCCTCAGTTCAGGGTCGCTGGCTTCTTCCGCCTTTGTAGCCACCAACTCCGCCGGCGCGGCAGCCGCCACCACCTGGATGCTGCTCGCCTGGAACCAGCGCCGCCCGACGCTCCTGGGTATCGCCACAGGCGCCGTTGCCGGCCTGGCCGCCGTAACTCCGGGAGCCGGTTTCATCCCTCCCATTTACGGCGTCGTTATCGGCGCGGTAGTCGCCGTTGTATGCTACTACGCCATGATCGCCAAGATGAAATTAGGTATCGATGATTCGCTGGATGTGATGGCGGTTCACGGTGTGGGCGGTATCCTCGGAGTACTGGCCGTCGGTATCTTCGCCTCGACCACCATCAACGCCGCCGGCGCCAATGGCCTGTTATTCGGCGGTGGCTTCACCCTCCTGGGTAAACAATTAGTCGGCACGCTGGCCGTCGGCGCTTTCGCCTTCGGAGGTACCTGGGTCATCGCCAAGGTCATCGATGCCACTATCGGTCTAAGGGTCAAAGAAATGGAAGAAGTGGTCGGCCTCGACCTGTCCCAGCATGGGGAACGCGCTTACGGAGGTATCAGATAA
- a CDS encoding bifunctional mannosyl-3-phosphoglycerate synthase/mannosyl-3 phosphoglycerate phosphatase, with amino-acid sequence MRLERTRQTEHLGSVSIYGVRRVLELDSGAKNPQINENAEVQKIEREAIDEIEKKMVIVLPIMNEDVKVFEGVLSAMPHECFIIVLSNSQRGEIDTFRVEQDILSRFCQTTKRQALIVHQKDPAMARALSEAGYPEILGEDGLIRNGKSEGMILGILLSKLLSKEYVGFIDTDNYIPGAALEYVKHYAAAFSLAKTPYVMTRIQWRYKPKIMGELYFKKWGRVSEITNKHLNNLVSAMGKFETDILKTGNAGEHAMSLALAERLNYGTGYAVETEELISILEQFTGMLPITNKDASEKGVEVFQTETVNPHLHADKGDEHVVLEMMQPSLSVIYHSPLCQEKTRELILTELVEAGCLEPGQEPPPVRLMPPPQKADMARFSGSLSADLHRFFVPEGLPLPVAGGRGIGEQVKKVVFTDLDGTLLHPGTYSYTPALATLRQVQSKEIPLVFCSSKTRGEQEMLRQELGVGDPFITENGAAVFIPKGYFHRPHSYDKVVGDYTALELGISYQEVKHKLGQVLDEVRAKLLKNAWLGSLTVSCFGDMSVEEVAMETGLNLKAAELAKQREYSETMKVQGGKQAVELFLVELKKAGLNHAFGGRFYTVSGGNDKGKAVKLLTELYKLNFGAVMTFGIGDSENDTPMLTAVDQPMQVQNQSQRWTKLKVPQLVFVRGIGPEGWSRCMTELVA; translated from the coding sequence ATGCGTCTGGAACGAACTCGACAGACAGAACATTTAGGTTCGGTGTCGATATATGGTGTACGGCGAGTGCTGGAATTGGACTCCGGCGCTAAAAACCCTCAGATCAACGAAAACGCCGAAGTTCAGAAGATCGAACGCGAAGCCATCGACGAGATCGAAAAGAAGATGGTCATCGTCCTGCCGATAATGAACGAGGACGTCAAGGTATTCGAAGGCGTTCTTTCAGCCATGCCGCACGAGTGTTTCATCATCGTCTTATCCAACAGCCAGCGCGGTGAGATAGACACCTTTCGAGTTGAACAGGATATTCTCAGCCGCTTCTGCCAGACTACCAAACGGCAGGCGCTCATCGTGCACCAGAAAGATCCCGCCATGGCCCGCGCTCTCTCCGAAGCCGGTTACCCTGAAATCTTGGGGGAAGACGGATTGATCAGGAACGGCAAGAGCGAGGGTATGATACTGGGCATCCTGCTGTCCAAACTCCTCAGTAAAGAGTATGTGGGCTTCATCGACACCGATAATTATATTCCCGGTGCGGCGCTGGAGTATGTTAAACACTATGCGGCGGCTTTCAGCCTGGCCAAGACGCCTTACGTGATGACCCGCATTCAGTGGCGTTACAAGCCCAAGATCATGGGCGAACTGTATTTCAAGAAATGGGGCCGTGTCTCTGAAATCACTAACAAGCATCTCAACAACCTTGTATCAGCGATGGGCAAGTTCGAGACCGATATCCTGAAGACCGGAAACGCCGGTGAACACGCCATGAGCCTGGCACTGGCTGAACGTCTCAATTACGGTACCGGCTATGCCGTGGAGACAGAGGAACTTATCTCCATCCTGGAGCAATTCACCGGGATGCTACCCATCACCAATAAAGATGCCTCCGAAAAAGGCGTAGAAGTCTTTCAGACGGAAACGGTCAACCCTCATCTCCACGCCGACAAGGGCGACGAACATGTGGTGCTTGAGATGATGCAACCCAGCCTGTCCGTCATCTACCACAGTCCGCTATGCCAGGAAAAAACCAGGGAACTCATACTGACTGAGCTGGTAGAAGCTGGATGCCTGGAGCCTGGGCAGGAACCGCCGCCGGTGAGACTTATGCCGCCGCCCCAGAAAGCCGACATGGCCCGTTTTTCCGGCTCTTTGAGTGCCGATCTGCACCGGTTCTTCGTGCCGGAGGGGTTACCGTTGCCGGTGGCGGGGGGTCGGGGCATCGGTGAACAGGTCAAGAAGGTGGTTTTCACCGATCTGGATGGAACGCTGTTACATCCAGGGACTTATTCTTATACTCCAGCGCTGGCTACGTTGCGGCAGGTTCAAAGTAAAGAGATTCCACTGGTTTTTTGTTCGTCCAAGACCCGCGGTGAACAGGAAATGCTTCGGCAAGAGCTGGGGGTCGGAGATCCGTTTATCACGGAAAATGGGGCCGCGGTGTTTATTCCTAAGGGATATTTCCACAGGCCGCATTCCTATGATAAGGTGGTGGGCGACTACACCGCTTTGGAGCTGGGAATATCCTATCAGGAAGTCAAGCACAAGCTGGGACAGGTGTTGGACGAAGTGCGAGCCAAATTGCTTAAGAACGCCTGGCTCGGCAGCCTGACCGTGAGTTGTTTCGGTGATATGAGCGTGGAAGAAGTAGCCATGGAGACCGGACTGAATCTCAAGGCGGCAGAATTGGCCAAGCAGCGTGAATATTCAGAGACGATGAAAGTCCAGGGAGGCAAGCAGGCAGTGGAGCTGTTCCTTGTGGAACTGAAGAAAGCCGGTTTGAATCACGCTTTCGGCGGACGTTTCTATACCGTTTCCGGCGGTAACGATAAAGGCAAAGCGGTCAAGCTCCTGACCGAACTTTATAAGCTTAATTTCGGCGCGGTGATGACTTTTGGCATCGGTGATTCCGAAAACGACACCCCGATGTTGACCGCGGTAGACCAGCCGATGCAGGTTCAAAACCAGTCGCAAAGGTGGACCAAGTTAAAAGTTCCCCAATTGGTTTTCGTGCGCGGCATCGGCCCCGAAGGCTGGAGCCGCTGCATGACTGAACTGGTGGCATAG